A region of Streptomyces halobius DNA encodes the following proteins:
- a CDS encoding chaplin, translating to MRQVARKGLITMAAAGGVLAAATGYAHADARAVGSAAGSPGIASGNNVQTPIHSPLNVCGNTVNVVGVLNPASGNGCANSASGGHHGGSGADGGATNSPGIASGNNVQAPIHSPLNVCGNTVNVVGVLNPASGNGCANSASGGHHGGSGADGGATNSPGIASGNNVQAPIHSPLNACGNTADVVGVLNPASDNNCASGSPTTPENPDDPGNGDDAENPDDPGNGDDAENPDDPGNGDDAENPDDPGNGDDAGNGDDAGNGDDAGNGDDAGNGDDPGNGDDAENPGMPHDSKPAGQLAHTGAGAIGYAVPASAGLLLGGAALYRKARTARR from the coding sequence ATGAGGCAGGTCGCACGCAAGGGCCTGATTACCATGGCGGCAGCAGGCGGGGTACTCGCCGCGGCCACCGGTTACGCACACGCGGACGCCAGGGCCGTCGGAAGCGCGGCCGGCTCGCCCGGCATCGCCTCCGGCAACAACGTCCAGACTCCGATCCACAGCCCGCTAAACGTCTGTGGTAACACCGTCAACGTGGTGGGGGTGCTCAACCCGGCCTCCGGTAACGGCTGCGCCAACAGCGCCAGTGGCGGGCATCACGGTGGTTCGGGCGCCGACGGCGGAGCGACCAACTCGCCCGGCATCGCCTCCGGCAACAACGTCCAGGCCCCGATCCACAGCCCGCTAAACGTCTGTGGTAACACCGTCAACGTGGTGGGGGTGCTCAACCCGGCCTCCGGTAACGGCTGCGCCAACAGCGCCAGTGGCGGGCATCACGGTGGTTCGGGCGCCGACGGCGGAGCGACCAACTCGCCCGGCATCGCCTCCGGCAACAACGTCCAGGCCCCGATCCACAGCCCGCTAAATGCCTGCGGCAACACCGCCGACGTGGTCGGTGTGCTCAACCCGGCCTCCGACAACAACTGCGCCAGCGGCTCACCGACGACCCCCGAGAACCCGGATGACCCCGGAAACGGGGACGACGCCGAGAACCCGGATGACCCCGGAAACGGGGACGACGCCGAGAACCCGGATGACCCCGGAAACGGGGACGACGCCGAGAACCCGGATGACCCCGGAAACGGGGACGACGCCGGAAACGGGGACGACGCCGGAAACGGGGACGATGCCGGAAACGGGGATGATGCCGGAAACGGGGATGACCCCGGAAACGGGGACGACGCCGAGAACCCGGGAATGCCCCACGACTCCAAGCCTGCCGGGCAGCTTGCGCACACCGGAGCCGGGGCGATCGGCTACGCGGTCCCGGCCAGCGCCGGGCTGCTGCTCGGCGGCGCGGCGCTCTACCGCAAGGCACGCACCGCCCGCCGGTGA
- a CDS encoding chaplin, translating into MNSPDIGASNNVQVPVSVSARACGDTTSAVGPLKPSFGSDCTNKQIFGVD; encoded by the coding sequence CTGAACTCCCCGGACATCGGCGCCAGCAATAACGTCCAGGTTCCGGTCAGCGTGTCGGCGCGTGCCTGCGGCGACACGACCTCCGCGGTCGGACCGCTGAAGCCCAGCTTCGGCAGCGACTGCACCAACAAGCAGATTTTTGGCGTCGATTGA
- a CDS encoding RICIN domain-containing protein, whose amino-acid sequence MTGPAYQGVQNQSFHFRWAGLGADGLTYKIVNAYSGLALSMGAGGTVTVQPDSASGDQYFKVVNQADGSVGIRGVHNGLVLDMSSAGAVTGRAYAGNTNQSFNLFSQGDGSTGIRSKYYWVGA is encoded by the coding sequence GTGACGGGCCCTGCGTACCAAGGCGTCCAGAACCAGAGCTTCCACTTCAGGTGGGCGGGCCTGGGGGCTGACGGCCTCACTTACAAGATCGTCAACGCCTACAGCGGCTTGGCGCTGAGCATGGGGGCCGGCGGTACGGTGACCGTCCAGCCCGACAGCGCCTCGGGCGATCAGTACTTCAAGGTCGTCAACCAGGCCGACGGCTCCGTCGGCATCCGCGGAGTCCACAACGGCCTGGTCCTCGACATGTCCAGTGCGGGTGCGGTGACAGGCCGGGCCTACGCCGGCAACACGAACCAGAGCTTCAACCTCTTCTCCCAGGGCGACGGTTCGACCGGCATCCGCAGCAAGTACTACTGGGTCGGTGCCTGA
- a CDS encoding phosphatidylinositol-specific phospholipase C: protein MAISITRPAADDASEVPVEPPHGRSGEEAELELVAYAGAGACPEYGDGELRYGAQALASSSSPDGDGTDRATAPPAEVEPAPRTGRVPVSSDWMAGIPSHVDIRDMSIPGTHESAAYQENVGSAGYALCQSRDLEWQLNNGVRYLDVRLRRMDSKVFSVHHGDYYLKQMFGDVLQTCRSFLGNHRSETILMRISQTKSNASAQDFAQTFNHYLDTYWGGSGMRNNFYIGSTFPTLGQARGKIVLMSGWPYLGYGLHFSNENVFDLQDVASSPTPPSKKDAVRNHLNRAVNTASKQKMFVNHTSAYGTPVIGLTPWGHAEQLNPYTLGLLNGVAAGKTTGVIAMDYIDRPAGSTSGGKNTLLLPSSS from the coding sequence ATGGCCATATCGATTACTCGGCCTGCGGCTGATGACGCCTCCGAAGTGCCTGTGGAGCCGCCGCACGGGCGGTCCGGGGAAGAAGCCGAACTCGAACTCGTCGCCTACGCAGGAGCGGGCGCATGTCCGGAATACGGCGACGGCGAGCTCCGGTACGGCGCACAGGCCCTTGCTTCCTCTTCCTCGCCAGACGGGGACGGGACCGACCGCGCCACCGCGCCGCCAGCCGAGGTCGAGCCCGCTCCTAGGACGGGCCGGGTGCCGGTGTCCTCGGACTGGATGGCGGGTATCCCCAGCCACGTCGACATCCGGGACATGTCCATCCCGGGGACGCACGAGTCCGCCGCCTACCAGGAGAACGTGGGGTCGGCGGGGTACGCGCTGTGCCAGAGCCGGGACCTGGAGTGGCAGTTGAACAACGGTGTCCGGTACCTGGATGTCCGGCTCCGCAGGATGGACTCCAAGGTTTTCTCCGTCCACCACGGCGACTACTACCTTAAGCAGATGTTCGGTGATGTCCTGCAGACCTGCCGGAGCTTCCTGGGGAATCACCGCTCGGAAACGATCCTGATGCGGATCTCGCAGACCAAGTCCAATGCGTCGGCCCAGGATTTCGCGCAGACCTTCAACCACTACCTCGACACCTACTGGGGTGGTTCGGGGATGCGGAACAACTTCTACATCGGCTCCACCTTCCCGACGCTCGGGCAGGCCCGCGGCAAGATCGTCCTGATGTCCGGGTGGCCCTACCTGGGCTACGGGCTGCACTTCAGCAATGAGAACGTGTTCGATCTCCAGGACGTTGCCAGCAGCCCGACACCGCCGTCGAAGAAGGACGCGGTCCGCAACCATCTGAACCGGGCCGTGAACACCGCGTCGAAGCAGAAGATGTTCGTCAACCACACCAGCGCGTACGGCACGCCCGTGATCGGGCTGACCCCGTGGGGGCACGCCGAGCAGTTGAATCCTTACACGCTCGGCTTGCTCAACGGCGTCGCGGCGGGGAAGACCACCGGCGTGATCGCGATGGACTACATCGACCGCCCCGCCGGCAGCACCAGCGGCGGGAAGAACACCCTCCTCTTGCCGTCCTCAAGCTGA
- a CDS encoding ISAzo13 family transposase gives MRIPSEVRDQLSLRFGVLFPHLNERQQRLALATEARLLGHGGVRAVACAAGVSETTVRKGVFELEGGEDPLPDGRVRRDGGGRKSAEELDRLLVPALLALVEPDERGDPMSPLRWTTKSLRCLAGELTRQGHAVSAPTVGRLLRENGFSLQANAKTLEGAQHPNRDAQFRYINDQVRDHQAGGEPVVSVDTKKKEVVGQFKNAGREWRPTGRPVRVGTHDFPDQELGRAAPYGIYDITSNTGWVSVGCDHDTAAFAVESIRRWWNGRGRLDYPGATRLLIIADAGGSNGYRTRAWKTELAAFAAETGLAVTVCHMPPGTSKWNKVEHRLFSAITMNWRGRPLTSYEVVVQSIAATTTRTGLTVHAELDPGRYPTGVKVSDAEMNAVPLTGHAFHGEWNYTVHPRLTEPASLSGPTVGLDRGALSHPALTGMTSTTLTELTTALAAPWQALHAPDHTTRRDGGTRRRAPGGGRKAKLNLADRVLATALQQHLALPPTALARLFTVSKDTIREATGEIRQLMVQHGHSLGPAAAHLSTLTGLLVYATAHGVTLTPQAKPTP, from the coding sequence ATGCGCATACCGAGCGAGGTTCGTGACCAACTTTCCCTGAGATTCGGAGTGTTGTTCCCTCATCTGAATGAGCGGCAGCAGCGGCTGGCGCTGGCTACCGAGGCCCGGCTGCTGGGGCACGGTGGGGTCCGGGCCGTCGCTTGTGCCGCGGGGGTGAGCGAGACGACGGTGCGGAAAGGAGTCTTCGAGCTGGAGGGTGGTGAGGACCCACTGCCCGATGGCCGGGTGCGCCGCGACGGCGGCGGTCGCAAGAGCGCCGAGGAGCTTGACCGTCTGCTCGTTCCGGCTCTGCTGGCGCTGGTGGAGCCGGATGAGCGGGGCGATCCGATGTCGCCGCTGCGGTGGACGACCAAGTCGCTGCGGTGTCTGGCCGGGGAGCTGACTCGGCAGGGCCATGCTGTGTCGGCGCCGACCGTGGGCCGGCTGCTGCGGGAGAACGGTTTCAGCCTGCAGGCCAACGCGAAGACCCTGGAGGGAGCCCAGCACCCGAATCGGGATGCGCAGTTCCGGTATATCAACGACCAGGTCAGGGACCATCAGGCGGGCGGCGAGCCGGTGGTCAGCGTGGATACGAAAAAGAAGGAAGTCGTCGGCCAGTTCAAGAACGCGGGCCGCGAGTGGCGGCCGACGGGCCGGCCGGTGCGGGTCGGTACCCATGACTTCCCCGATCAGGAGCTCGGCAGGGCCGCCCCGTACGGGATCTACGACATCACTTCGAACACCGGCTGGGTCAGCGTCGGCTGTGACCACGACACCGCTGCCTTCGCGGTCGAGTCGATCCGCCGCTGGTGGAACGGGCGAGGACGCCTCGACTACCCCGGCGCTACCCGGCTGCTGATCATCGCCGACGCCGGTGGCTCCAACGGCTACCGCACCCGGGCCTGGAAGACCGAACTCGCGGCCTTCGCCGCCGAGACGGGCCTGGCCGTCACTGTCTGTCACATGCCTCCGGGCACGTCGAAATGGAACAAGGTGGAGCACCGGCTGTTCTCCGCGATCACGATGAACTGGCGCGGCCGTCCGCTGACCAGCTATGAGGTCGTCGTGCAGAGCATCGCCGCGACCACCACACGCACCGGGCTCACCGTCCACGCCGAACTGGACCCCGGCCGCTACCCCACCGGTGTGAAGGTCAGCGACGCCGAGATGAACGCGGTGCCGCTGACCGGCCACGCCTTCCACGGGGAGTGGAACTACACCGTGCACCCCCGCCTCACCGAGCCGGCGAGCCTCAGCGGGCCGACCGTCGGCCTCGACCGTGGGGCCCTGTCGCACCCCGCCCTGACGGGCATGACCAGCACCACACTGACCGAGCTGACCACGGCCCTGGCCGCCCCCTGGCAGGCACTGCACGCCCCGGACCACACCACCCGACGCGACGGCGGCACACGTCGCCGGGCCCCGGGAGGCGGCCGCAAAGCCAAACTGAACCTGGCCGACCGCGTCCTGGCTACCGCGCTGCAGCAACACCTCGCCCTGCCGCCCACCGCGCTCGCCCGCCTGTTCACCGTCAGCAAGGACACCATCCGCGAGGCCACCGGCGAGATCAGACAGCTGATGGTCCAGCACGGGCACTCCCTCGGGCCCGCAGCGGCGCACCTGAGCACCCTCACCGGCCTCCTCGTCTACGCCACGGCGCACGGCGTCACTCTCACGCCACAAGCAAAACCCACACCTTGA
- a CDS encoding cold-shock protein gives MAERQSGTVKWFSDAKGFGFITPESGGPDLSVHFRAIQGSCFKSLKEGQNVTFIAVQGQKGMQAEEVVAEV, from the coding sequence ATGGCTGAGCGCCAGTCCGGCACGGTGAAGTGGTTCAGCGACGCGAAGGGGTTCGGTTTCATCACCCCCGAGAGCGGCGGTCCCGACCTCTCCGTGCACTTCAGGGCGATCCAGGGGAGCTGCTTCAAGAGCCTCAAGGAAGGTCAGAACGTGACCTTCATCGCGGTGCAAGGGCAGAAGGGTATGCAGGCGGAAGAAGTCGTAGCGGAAGTCTGA
- a CDS encoding beta-class carbonic anhydrase codes for MSAIDDVLEKNAAFAAAYEDLDPPRPPRKHVTVIACMDSRLDIYKMLGLEEGDAHVIRNAGGVVTEDTIRSLVISQHVGGTREIMLMHNTECGMLTFQDDELKRQVESETGAEVPFEFHAFSDLEEQVRRSVARIRESPFLVHKDAVRGFVYEVRTGRLREVR; via the coding sequence ATGAGTGCCATCGACGACGTGCTTGAGAAGAACGCTGCATTCGCGGCGGCGTACGAGGACCTCGATCCTCCGCGGCCGCCGAGAAAGCACGTGACCGTCATCGCCTGCATGGATTCTCGGCTTGACATCTACAAGATGCTCGGCCTCGAAGAGGGGGACGCGCACGTCATCCGGAACGCCGGTGGGGTGGTCACGGAAGACACGATCCGGTCGCTCGTCATCTCCCAGCATGTCGGGGGAACGCGAGAGATCATGCTCATGCACAACACTGAGTGCGGGATGCTCACGTTCCAGGATGACGAGCTGAAACGACAGGTGGAGAGCGAGACAGGGGCTGAGGTGCCGTTCGAGTTCCATGCCTTCAGCGACTTGGAGGAGCAGGTGCGTCGCTCCGTAGCCCGCATCCGGGAAAGCCCGTTCCTCGTCCACAAGGACGCTGTCCGCGGCTTCGTCTACGAAGTCCGCACCGGCAGGTTGCGCGAGGTCCGGTGA
- a CDS encoding cytochrome P450 produces MQLLKDDWGLLPHAVHELMRRCGSVQMTQLRYTAENVEPAGTRIHQGEAVQPVPTA; encoded by the coding sequence TTGCAGCTGCTCAAGGACGACTGGGGGCTGCTCCCGCACGCCGTTCACGAACTGATGCGCCGGTGCGGGTCGGTCCAGATGACCCAACTGCGGTACACCGCCGAGAACGTGGAGCCGGCCGGCACCCGGATCCACCAGGGCGAGGCCGTCCAGCCCGTCCCTACGGCCTAG
- a CDS encoding SDR family oxidoreductase: MSQTVVITGASAGIGRATARLFARRAANIALLARGQAGLDAVAAEVEDLGGRALCLPTDMAEHEQVDAAAQQAAEAFGHIDVWINVAFTSVLAPFTEIAPAEYQRVTDVTYSGVVHGTRSALQRMLPRDAGTIVQVGSALGFRSIPLQSAYCGAKHAVNGFTSSVRTELLHRHSRVNITMVQLPAVNTPQFSWVLSRLPNQPRPVPPVYQPEVAARAVVHAADHPRRKQYYVGASTVATILANRAAPAFLDRYLARTGFTSQQTPDKAPTDRPSNLWQPVDGSDGHDHGAHGIFDESAHAHSPQAAAARHPAVAAALAGTGAALAALLCRRNRRSPAGPSESVSLRSLLGRNHGHRCARSNGSPTRPAGRGVGWPPPGVF; encoded by the coding sequence ATGAGCCAGACGGTAGTGATCACCGGCGCCAGTGCCGGCATCGGCCGTGCGACAGCCCGCCTGTTCGCCCGCCGGGCGGCGAACATCGCGCTACTCGCCCGCGGTCAGGCCGGCCTCGACGCTGTCGCAGCCGAAGTCGAGGACCTGGGCGGCAGAGCGCTGTGTCTGCCCACGGACATGGCGGAGCACGAACAGGTCGACGCCGCTGCTCAGCAGGCAGCGGAAGCCTTCGGGCACATCGACGTATGGATCAATGTGGCATTCACCTCGGTGCTCGCGCCTTTCACCGAGATCGCACCAGCCGAGTACCAGCGCGTCACCGACGTCACGTACTCGGGGGTCGTCCACGGCACGCGATCCGCGTTGCAGCGGATGCTGCCTCGGGACGCCGGCACGATCGTCCAGGTCGGTTCGGCCCTGGGCTTCCGTTCCATCCCTCTGCAGTCGGCCTACTGCGGCGCGAAGCACGCCGTCAACGGCTTCACCTCCAGCGTCCGCACCGAACTCCTCCACCGGCACAGTCGTGTGAACATCACCATGGTGCAGCTGCCGGCCGTCAACACGCCGCAGTTCTCCTGGGTCCTGTCCCGACTGCCGAACCAGCCCCGACCGGTACCGCCCGTCTACCAGCCCGAAGTGGCCGCCCGCGCCGTCGTCCATGCGGCGGACCACCCGCGCCGCAAGCAGTACTACGTCGGCGCATCCACCGTGGCGACCATCCTGGCCAACAGAGCGGCACCGGCGTTCCTCGACCGCTACCTCGCACGCACCGGGTTCACCTCACAACAGACACCCGACAAAGCGCCGACCGACCGGCCGAGCAACCTCTGGCAACCGGTGGACGGCAGCGACGGACACGACCACGGAGCCCACGGCATCTTCGACGAAAGCGCCCACGCCCATTCCCCACAGGCAGCAGCCGCCCGCCACCCTGCCGTCGCAGCCGCATTGGCCGGCACCGGAGCCGCCTTGGCGGCATTGCTCTGCAGGCGGAACCGCCGCTCGCCCGCCGGGCCGTCGGAATCCGTGTCGCTCCGCTCATTGCTGGGGCGCAATCACGGTCACCGGTGCGCCAGAAGCAACGGGTCACCGACACGGCCAGCAGGTAGAGGTGTCGGGTGGCCACCGCCCGGTGTCTTTTGA
- a CDS encoding IS110 family transposase codes for MTMLAEQVDGVIGVDTHRDTLAAAAVSPIGAVLASSDAPANACGYRRLLDFARTHIPGRRSWALEGIGSYGAGLAAFLDQAGEHVVEVCRPKRPSVRGGRKTDMIDAIRAAKEALSSEHLIQPRLRGEREALRVLLSTRHGAVLASTAAINQLKSLIVSAPDDLRAELRKLKRPVQIARCAQLRDRPAQDIEHRMTVRALRSTAQRIQALQAEAKELEDEMLALVREVAPELLDLLGVGPITATQILVSWSHPGRFRSEAAFASFAGVSPIPASSGLTNRHRLNRSGDRQLNRALHTISLIRMRLDPVTKAYVARRISEGKTSRDAQRCLKRAICRHLFKILERSNRDAGENSENLAQAA; via the coding sequence GTGACCATGCTCGCAGAACAGGTAGACGGCGTCATCGGCGTCGACACCCACCGCGACACCCTCGCCGCAGCCGCCGTCAGCCCCATCGGTGCCGTACTGGCCAGCAGCGATGCCCCTGCCAACGCCTGCGGATACCGGCGCTTGCTGGACTTCGCCCGCACCCACATCCCCGGCCGTCGCAGCTGGGCCCTGGAAGGCATCGGCAGCTACGGTGCCGGCCTGGCCGCCTTCCTCGACCAGGCCGGTGAGCACGTCGTGGAAGTCTGTCGGCCCAAGCGCCCCTCCGTCCGTGGCGGCCGCAAGACCGACATGATCGACGCGATCCGCGCAGCCAAGGAAGCCCTGTCCAGTGAGCACCTGATCCAGCCCCGGCTCCGCGGCGAGCGGGAAGCCCTGCGTGTCCTGCTCTCCACCCGCCATGGAGCCGTCCTCGCCTCCACCGCCGCGATCAACCAGCTCAAGTCGCTGATCGTGTCCGCGCCGGACGACCTCCGCGCCGAGCTGCGGAAGCTCAAGCGTCCGGTCCAGATAGCCCGTTGCGCCCAGCTCCGGGACCGGCCGGCCCAGGACATCGAGCACCGCATGACCGTACGGGCCCTGCGCTCCACTGCCCAGCGGATCCAGGCCCTGCAGGCCGAGGCCAAGGAGCTCGAGGACGAGATGCTCGCCCTGGTCCGCGAGGTGGCGCCCGAGCTCCTGGACCTGCTCGGCGTCGGGCCGATCACCGCCACGCAGATCCTGGTCAGCTGGTCCCATCCCGGTCGGTTCCGGTCCGAGGCTGCCTTCGCGTCCTTCGCCGGCGTCTCGCCGATTCCCGCCTCCTCCGGGCTGACCAACCGTCACCGCCTCAACCGCAGCGGCGATAGACAGCTCAACCGGGCCCTGCACACCATCTCGCTGATCCGGATGCGGCTCGACCCAGTTACGAAGGCGTACGTCGCCCGCAGAATCTCCGAGGGCAAGACCTCCCGCGACGCGCAACGCTGCCTCAAGCGAGCGATCTGTCGCCACCTTTTCAAGATCCTCGAACGCTCCAACCGAGACGCTGGGGAGAACTCCGAGAATCTCGCTCAAGCGGCTTGA
- a CDS encoding IS110 family RNA-guided transposase → MLLIGDDWAEDHHDVELQDEAGRKLATANLPEGVAGIARLHELIARHGGELDPGEVVVGIETDRGSWVQALVASGYQVYAINPRQVARFKERYASSGAKSDKGDAHALADMVRIDRDQLRPVAGDSGQAQAVKVVARAHQTLIWERTRTFQRLRSTLREYFPAALTAYADLTLTSSDAMELLIKAPTSATAAKLTRTQVTAVLARHRRRNRDAKAATIQAALRERQLALPGQVTAAYAAAVTAHARLIIALNEQITGMEEQVKAHFLAHPDAEIYLSMPGIGEITGARVLAEFGDDPTRYASAKARKNYAGTSPVTRASGKSRTVQARYVRNNRLADALQRQAFCALRASPGARRYYDKQRARDIDYNPALRQVGNRLVGILHGCLKTRTRYDEATAWSHHAQPHAA, encoded by the coding sequence TTGCTGCTGATCGGTGACGACTGGGCCGAAGACCACCACGACGTCGAGCTCCAGGACGAGGCCGGCCGCAAGCTGGCCACCGCGAACCTGCCCGAAGGAGTCGCCGGCATCGCCAGGCTCCACGAACTCATCGCCCGTCACGGCGGTGAGCTGGATCCTGGGGAGGTGGTCGTCGGGATCGAGACCGACCGGGGCTCGTGGGTCCAGGCCCTGGTTGCCTCCGGCTACCAGGTCTACGCGATCAATCCCCGGCAGGTGGCCCGGTTCAAGGAGCGGTACGCCTCCTCGGGGGCCAAGAGCGACAAGGGTGACGCGCACGCGCTCGCCGACATGGTCCGCATCGACCGCGACCAGCTGCGGCCGGTGGCCGGAGACAGCGGCCAGGCCCAGGCCGTCAAGGTCGTCGCCCGCGCCCACCAGACCCTGATCTGGGAACGAACCCGCACCTTCCAGCGGCTACGCAGCACGCTGCGCGAGTACTTTCCCGCCGCCCTGACCGCCTACGCCGACCTGACTCTGACCAGCTCCGACGCCATGGAACTGCTGATCAAGGCGCCCACGTCGGCCACGGCGGCGAAGCTGACCCGCACTCAGGTCACGGCCGTCCTGGCCCGGCATCGCCGACGCAACCGCGACGCGAAGGCGGCCACCATCCAGGCCGCGCTCCGCGAGCGACAGCTCGCCCTGCCCGGGCAGGTCACCGCAGCCTACGCGGCAGCCGTGACCGCTCACGCGCGGCTGATCATCGCGCTGAACGAGCAGATCACCGGGATGGAAGAGCAGGTGAAGGCGCATTTTCTCGCGCACCCGGACGCTGAGATCTACCTCTCGATGCCCGGCATCGGGGAGATCACCGGGGCCCGGGTGCTCGCCGAGTTCGGAGATGATCCCACCCGTTACGCCTCCGCGAAGGCACGCAAGAACTATGCCGGGACCAGCCCCGTCACCCGGGCCTCTGGCAAGAGCCGCACCGTCCAGGCCCGATACGTCCGCAACAACCGTCTCGCCGATGCCCTCCAGCGCCAGGCGTTCTGCGCCCTGCGGGCGTCCCCCGGCGCCCGCCGCTACTACGACAAACAACGCGCCCGTGACATCGACTACAACCCGGCCCTGCGACAGGTCGGCAACCGCCTCGTCGGCATCCTCCACGGCTGCCTCAAAACACGAACCCGCTACGACGAAGCGACCGCATGGTCGCACCACGCCCAACCCCATGCCGCTTGA
- a CDS encoding MarR family winged helix-turn-helix transcriptional regulator, whose translation MPTSSVSSQDVRHIASAMSAVLPALHRALDRRLAQDFPYPKLPEGQLALLRLVGGRDGITVREAADVLLMKPNNVSALVTQLAGQGLLERRQDPADKRVAHLHLTPEARHRLTVVGDLIDGYVIEALYALTDGDLDALGSALGALQGLARHIHPAAD comes from the coding sequence GTGCCCACCTCCAGCGTGTCCTCCCAGGACGTCCGACATATCGCTTCAGCGATGTCGGCTGTCCTGCCCGCGCTGCACCGGGCGCTCGACCGGCGCCTTGCGCAGGACTTTCCGTACCCCAAGCTGCCCGAAGGCCAGCTGGCGCTGCTGCGGCTCGTCGGTGGGCGTGACGGCATCACCGTGCGCGAGGCCGCCGACGTGCTGCTCATGAAGCCGAACAATGTGAGCGCCCTGGTCACCCAGCTGGCCGGCCAAGGGCTGCTGGAGCGCAGACAGGACCCGGCCGACAAGCGGGTGGCACATCTGCACCTCACGCCCGAGGCCCGGCACCGGCTCACCGTGGTCGGGGATCTCATCGACGGGTATGTCATCGAGGCGCTGTACGCCCTTACCGACGGGGACCTCGACGCCCTCGGCTCCGCCCTCGGCGCCCTCCAGGGGCTGGCGCGGCACATTCACCCCGCCGCCGACTGA